One window from the genome of Sphaerotilus microaerophilus encodes:
- the ppc gene encoding phosphoenolpyruvate carboxylase — protein MPRAANPRRPRQANADMPPPIDANGDDSATKARDAAAEKNRPLVEDIRLLGRILGEVIREQEGKEAYDLIERVRQLSVAYRLKQDDSAGKALARLLKNLSADQTVSVIRAFSYFSHLANIAEDRHHVRRREVHERNGDLQEGSLAMCFERLADADIRAADIARTLSQAYISPVLTAHPTEVQRKSILDAERAVAELIGTRDGLHTQRERDDNEALLRARVTQLWQTRMLRYTKLTVSDEIENALSYYHATFLRQIPRMYREVEGHLRGHDVANFFRMGHWIGGDRDGNPFVTAETLRTALARQSETALRYYLTEVHLLGGELSTSQMLAPVTPAMLALAERSPDRNPHREDEPYRRALTGVYARLAATLHELTGTEALRHAVAPQDPYASAEDFLADLRTIEASLRHHHAQALIAPRLAPLMRAVQVFGFHLATVDLRQSSDQHEAVVAELLATARIETDYSALDEAARRALLLRMLDDARPLRVIGAEYSEHAKSELAIFETTREMLARYGRHALRHYIISHTEDVSDLLEVLLLQKEVGLLRGTLDSQDPRSMAVNDLIVVPLFETIADLRNAAPIMRDFYALPGVAGLIQRSGMEGQGEQDVMLGYSDSNKDGGFFTSNWELYAAETALVELFDALGKSHGITLRLFHGRGGTVGRGGGPSYQAILAQPPGTVNGQIRLTEQGEVIASKYAHPEIGLRNLETLVAATLEATLLHPTQSAPRAFLDAAAEISAASMAAYRHLVYETPGFTDFFFSATPIREIAELNIGSRPASRKATRAIEDLRAIPWGFSWGQCRVALPGWCGFGSAIEAFLAGEAAAAPTGKDAKKAKGKAGGKEASKESRLALLQRMHQQWPFFRTLLSNLDMVLAKTDLGIAQRYLELVDDKKLAKRIFTAIQAEWERTAAALSAITGEPNRLASNPTLARSIEHRFPYLDPLNHLQVELMRRYRALPPGAPRDAAMERIQRGIHISINGVAAGLRNTG, from the coding sequence ATGCCCCGCGCCGCAAACCCCCGCCGACCCCGTCAAGCCAACGCCGACATGCCCCCGCCGATCGATGCCAACGGCGACGACAGCGCCACCAAGGCCCGCGACGCCGCCGCCGAGAAGAACCGCCCGCTGGTGGAAGACATCCGCCTGCTCGGGCGCATCCTTGGCGAGGTGATCCGCGAGCAGGAGGGCAAGGAGGCCTATGACCTGATCGAGCGCGTGCGCCAGCTCTCGGTGGCCTACCGGCTCAAGCAGGACGACAGCGCCGGCAAGGCGCTCGCTCGCCTGCTGAAGAACCTCAGCGCCGACCAGACGGTCAGCGTGATCCGCGCCTTCAGCTACTTCTCGCACCTGGCCAACATCGCCGAGGACCGCCACCACGTGCGCCGCCGCGAGGTGCACGAGCGCAACGGCGACCTGCAGGAAGGCTCGCTGGCGATGTGCTTCGAGCGCCTGGCCGATGCCGACATCCGCGCCGCCGACATCGCCCGCACGCTCTCGCAGGCCTACATCTCGCCGGTGCTGACCGCCCACCCGACCGAGGTGCAGCGCAAGTCCATCCTGGACGCCGAGCGCGCCGTGGCCGAGCTGATCGGCACGCGCGACGGCCTGCACACCCAGCGCGAGCGCGACGACAACGAGGCCCTGCTGCGCGCGCGCGTGACCCAGCTCTGGCAGACGCGCATGCTGCGCTACACCAAGCTCACCGTGTCCGACGAGATCGAGAACGCGCTCAGCTACTACCACGCCACCTTCCTGCGCCAGATCCCGCGCATGTACCGCGAGGTCGAGGGCCACCTGCGCGGCCACGACGTGGCCAACTTCTTCCGCATGGGCCACTGGATCGGCGGCGACCGCGACGGCAACCCCTTCGTCACCGCCGAGACCCTGCGCACCGCGCTGGCGCGCCAGAGCGAGACGGCGCTGCGCTACTACCTCACCGAGGTGCACCTGCTGGGCGGCGAACTCTCCACCTCGCAGATGCTCGCGCCGGTCACGCCGGCCATGCTGGCGCTGGCCGAACGCTCGCCGGACCGCAATCCCCACCGGGAAGACGAGCCCTACCGCCGCGCGCTGACCGGCGTCTACGCCCGCCTGGCCGCCACGCTGCACGAGCTGACCGGCACGGAGGCGCTGCGCCACGCCGTCGCGCCGCAGGACCCCTACGCCAGCGCCGAGGACTTCCTGGCCGACCTGCGCACCATCGAGGCCTCGCTGCGCCACCACCACGCCCAGGCCCTGATCGCCCCACGCCTGGCGCCGCTGATGCGCGCCGTGCAGGTGTTCGGCTTCCACCTCGCCACGGTGGACCTGCGCCAAAGCTCCGACCAGCACGAGGCCGTGGTGGCCGAGCTGCTCGCCACCGCCCGCATCGAGACCGACTACAGCGCGCTGGACGAGGCCGCGCGACGCGCCCTGCTGCTGCGCATGCTCGACGACGCCCGCCCGCTGCGCGTGATCGGCGCCGAGTACAGCGAGCACGCGAAGAGCGAGCTGGCGATCTTCGAGACCACGCGCGAGATGCTGGCCCGCTACGGCCGCCACGCGCTGCGCCACTACATCATCAGCCACACCGAGGACGTGAGCGACCTGCTCGAAGTCCTGCTGCTGCAGAAGGAGGTCGGCCTGCTGCGCGGCACGCTCGACAGCCAGGACCCCAGGTCCATGGCGGTCAACGACCTGATCGTGGTGCCGCTGTTCGAGACCATCGCCGACCTGCGCAACGCCGCACCGATCATGCGCGACTTCTACGCGCTGCCGGGTGTGGCAGGGCTGATCCAGCGCTCCGGCATGGAGGGTCAGGGCGAACAAGACGTCATGCTCGGCTACTCCGACAGCAACAAGGACGGCGGCTTCTTCACCAGCAACTGGGAGCTCTACGCCGCCGAGACCGCGCTGGTCGAGCTCTTCGACGCGCTTGGCAAGAGCCACGGCATCACCCTGCGCCTCTTCCACGGTCGCGGTGGCACGGTGGGCCGTGGCGGCGGCCCGAGCTACCAGGCCATCCTCGCGCAGCCGCCCGGCACGGTGAACGGCCAGATCCGCCTGACCGAGCAGGGCGAGGTGATCGCCTCCAAGTACGCCCACCCCGAGATCGGCCTGCGCAACCTCGAAACCCTGGTCGCCGCCACGCTGGAGGCCACCCTGCTGCACCCGACGCAGAGCGCGCCCCGGGCCTTCCTGGACGCCGCGGCCGAGATCTCCGCCGCCAGCATGGCCGCCTACCGTCACCTGGTCTACGAGACGCCCGGCTTCACCGACTTCTTCTTCAGCGCCACGCCGATCCGCGAGATCGCCGAGCTGAACATCGGCTCGCGCCCTGCCTCGCGCAAGGCCACCCGCGCCATCGAGGACCTGCGCGCCATCCCCTGGGGCTTCAGTTGGGGCCAGTGCCGCGTCGCGCTGCCCGGCTGGTGCGGCTTCGGCTCGGCGATCGAGGCCTTCCTGGCTGGCGAGGCCGCCGCCGCTCCAACCGGCAAGGACGCAAAGAAGGCCAAGGGCAAGGCCGGCGGCAAGGAAGCGAGCAAGGAAAGCCGCCTCGCGCTGCTGCAGCGCATGCACCAGCAGTGGCCCTTCTTCCGCACCCTGCTGTCCAACCTGGACATGGTGCTGGCCAAGACCGACCTGGGCATCGCGCAGCGCTACCTGGAGCTGGTGGACGACAAGAAGCTGGCCAAGCGCATCTTCACGGCCATCCAGGCCGAGTGGGAGCGCACCGCCGCCGCACTGTCGGCCATCACCGGCGAGCCCAACCGCCTCGCCTCCAACCCGACACTGGCGCGCTCGATCGAGCACCGCTTCCCCTACCTCGACCCGCTCAACCACCTGCAGGTCGAACTGATGCGCCGCTACCGCGCCCTGCCCCCCGGCGCGCCGAGGGACGCCGCGATGGAGCGCATCCAGCGCGGCATCCACATCTCGATCAACGGGGTGGCGGCGGGGTTGCGCAATACGGGGTGA
- the hemC gene encoding hydroxymethylbilane synthase, giving the protein MSTLPSTVVIATRESRLALWQAEHVRALLGQRFGWNVELLGMTTRGDQILDRALSKVGGKGLFVKELEVALEEGRAHLAVHSLKDVPMELPEGFVLAAVLEREDPRDAWVSPRYASVDELPQGARVGTSSLRRVVQIKARRPDLDVQPLRGNLDTRLRKLDEGQYDGIVLAAAGLKRLGLAERIRSVIDPQTMLPAAGQGALGIEVRADQTALREALATLTDAPTWLAVHAERAVSRRLGGSCSMPLAAFAQWRGDRGDQLHIEARLGHPADAERALVVLSRSAAVTDTAGADALGVAVAESLLASGGQALLDALPAAT; this is encoded by the coding sequence ATGAGCACGTTGCCTTCGACCGTCGTCATCGCCACCCGCGAAAGCCGCCTTGCCCTCTGGCAGGCCGAACATGTCCGCGCCCTGCTGGGCCAGCGCTTTGGCTGGAACGTCGAGCTGCTCGGCATGACCACGCGCGGCGACCAGATCCTCGACCGTGCCCTGTCCAAGGTCGGCGGCAAGGGCCTGTTCGTCAAGGAGCTGGAAGTGGCGCTGGAGGAGGGGCGTGCCCACCTCGCGGTGCACTCGCTCAAGGACGTGCCGATGGAGCTGCCCGAGGGCTTCGTGCTGGCCGCGGTGCTGGAGCGCGAGGACCCGCGCGACGCCTGGGTGTCGCCGCGCTACGCCAGCGTCGACGAGTTGCCGCAGGGCGCCCGCGTGGGCACCTCCAGCCTGCGCCGCGTGGTGCAGATCAAGGCGCGCCGTCCGGACCTGGATGTGCAGCCGCTGCGAGGCAACCTCGACACCCGGCTGCGCAAGCTCGACGAAGGCCAGTACGACGGCATCGTGCTGGCCGCGGCCGGCCTGAAGCGCCTGGGCTTGGCCGAGCGCATCCGCTCGGTCATCGATCCGCAGACCATGCTGCCCGCGGCCGGGCAGGGCGCGCTGGGCATCGAGGTGCGCGCCGACCAGACCGCGCTGCGCGAGGCGCTGGCCACGCTGACCGATGCACCGACCTGGCTCGCCGTGCACGCCGAGCGGGCAGTGTCGCGCCGCCTGGGCGGCAGCTGCAGCATGCCGCTGGCGGCCTTTGCGCAATGGCGTGGTGATCGCGGCGACCAGCTGCACATCGAGGCCCGCCTGGGCCACCCGGCCGATGCCGAGCGCGCGCTGGTCGTGCTCAGCCGCAGCGCGGCCGTGACCGACACCGCCGGCGCCGATGCGCTGGGCGTGGCGGTGGCCGAGTCGCTGCTGGCCAGCGGTGGCCAGGCGCTGCTGGACGCCTTGCCGGCCGCTACCTGA
- a CDS encoding AAA family ATPase: MADAERRIHLKLLAAPRLELPGGAAQRLAPKDAALLALLALDGATQRSHAAALLWPLVDTDTARSNLRQRLFRLRRGAGLDLVTPGELLQLTPAAAHDLGDPVPCLEADPQALVGELLGGMNFDAEEALAEWLARARQRWAQQRADALARLADAAEAHEQVATALRWAERLAADEPLQEHATRRLMRLHYRRGDRSAAVAAYERLKAALDRALGETPSEETRRLAALIDAGDATLPVAHPPTPVSILRPPRLVGREAILDALVAARMEGRIAVLRGDAGMGKSRVLQAFAAASPDVVMVTIGVADEHLPWAGLTRLIAALLAWRSRATGTGASDAVLPVWVGQEFARLLPDAPGAGVAADAVSARPVGAIQAVRLMRAVEQLLGTVGPVTVCIDDLHRADEVSAQVLPALCEVPGPSWVLALRPEPCPAAIRLWWAQASPGRLVFLDLAPLTLAQVRTLLGSLDLPARLSEAALAPALHAHVQGHPMHLLETLQALLRSPARHGPPGGAAMLPVPVGLVRLVDERVAALTAAALRLARLAALAQEDLTIDLAAQVLGCHPLDLVEALAELESQHVLHELRFVHDLVAEAVRRGVPETIRRWLHRALGEALPETASPVQTARRAAHREAGGDTVQAARDYARAADLARRLGRLADECRWWAQAADLAIASAQTRWAGDLLERLVIVTRETGTPAEAAAVAERLLALADNDRHRAIAHKEIGVCHMYASRFEPALQELAVAAEFARAAGDEHQVQHATYMSIVAGAQVHGVRQAADRLEALRPWAEQLAEADLRHAWYADLAILLDQSDRRQRAGGLFERVIEYFDHHQDGANACDVRMMFGRSRALLGHLDEAEALLAASVQGRRELGGPGHGVDLLNLARVQCEQGRFGSVLSVLGDETLNRYAAATVTGASMRQVLVRTYHHLGQPHRACQTLPELPDDAPFYQRALQAWLYALWAEGSVARQQLLDQALACFAVCDLPFARMPIEFDRLARQEGEDALHRCQVLVPECEQREMPAVAQFGRLRWAEMLMRRDRLAQAREVLCQALDTLADVRPVGVYLPEFHDLGLQLARRLDDPSLANRCVDEARRWILEHALPDIPAAFRSSFLHANPVNVRLLNPGSVTPR, encoded by the coding sequence ATGGCCGATGCCGAACGGCGAATCCACCTGAAGCTGCTGGCCGCGCCGCGGCTGGAGCTGCCCGGCGGTGCGGCGCAGCGCCTGGCGCCCAAGGACGCCGCGCTGCTGGCCCTGCTGGCGCTCGATGGCGCGACGCAACGCTCGCACGCCGCGGCGCTGCTGTGGCCGCTGGTGGACACCGACACCGCGCGCAGCAACCTGCGCCAGCGGCTGTTCCGCCTGCGGCGCGGCGCGGGCCTGGACCTCGTGACCCCGGGTGAACTGCTGCAGCTCACCCCGGCGGCGGCGCACGACCTCGGTGACCCGGTGCCGTGCCTGGAGGCCGACCCGCAGGCGCTGGTCGGTGAGCTGCTGGGGGGCATGAACTTCGACGCCGAGGAGGCGCTGGCCGAGTGGCTGGCCCGTGCGCGTCAGCGCTGGGCCCAGCAGCGCGCCGATGCGCTGGCGCGCCTGGCCGACGCCGCCGAGGCGCACGAGCAGGTCGCCACCGCCCTGCGCTGGGCCGAACGGCTGGCGGCCGACGAGCCGCTGCAGGAGCACGCCACGCGCCGCCTGATGCGCCTGCACTACCGGCGCGGCGACCGCAGCGCCGCAGTGGCCGCCTACGAGCGGCTGAAAGCGGCGCTGGACCGCGCGCTGGGCGAAACCCCGAGCGAGGAAACCCGCCGGCTCGCGGCCCTGATCGATGCCGGCGACGCCACCCTGCCGGTGGCCCACCCGCCCACGCCCGTGAGCATCCTGCGCCCGCCGCGGCTGGTGGGGCGCGAGGCCATCCTCGATGCGTTGGTGGCCGCACGCATGGAGGGACGCATCGCCGTGCTGCGTGGCGATGCCGGCATGGGCAAATCGCGCGTGCTGCAGGCGTTTGCGGCGGCTTCTCCTGATGTGGTGATGGTGACCATCGGTGTTGCCGATGAGCACCTCCCTTGGGCTGGCCTGACGCGCCTGATTGCGGCACTGCTGGCGTGGCGGTCCCGTGCCACCGGCACGGGCGCGAGTGACGCTGTCCTGCCGGTTTGGGTAGGCCAGGAATTTGCGCGCCTGTTGCCGGATGCGCCAGGGGCGGGTGTCGCAGCGGACGCGGTCTCAGCGCGACCGGTGGGCGCCATTCAGGCGGTGCGTTTGATGCGAGCGGTAGAGCAGCTGCTGGGCACGGTCGGTCCGGTGACGGTGTGCATTGATGACCTGCACCGAGCCGACGAGGTCTCTGCGCAGGTCCTGCCGGCGCTGTGCGAGGTGCCTGGCCCGAGTTGGGTGCTGGCGCTGCGCCCCGAGCCCTGTCCGGCAGCAATCAGGCTTTGGTGGGCGCAGGCATCGCCGGGCAGGTTGGTGTTCCTTGACCTTGCGCCACTGACGCTGGCGCAGGTCCGGACATTGCTCGGTTCGCTCGACCTTCCTGCCCGCTTGTCGGAGGCCGCCTTGGCGCCAGCGCTGCATGCGCACGTGCAGGGCCATCCGATGCACCTGCTGGAGACGCTCCAAGCGTTGTTACGTTCTCCTGCCCGTCACGGCCCGCCTGGAGGCGCAGCGATGTTGCCGGTCCCGGTTGGACTGGTCCGACTTGTGGACGAGCGGGTGGCCGCGCTGACGGCTGCGGCGTTGCGACTGGCCCGGCTCGCGGCATTGGCTCAGGAGGATCTGACGATCGACCTGGCGGCGCAGGTGCTGGGCTGCCATCCGCTCGACCTGGTCGAGGCGTTGGCGGAGCTGGAGTCGCAGCATGTCCTGCATGAACTGCGCTTCGTGCACGACTTGGTGGCAGAGGCCGTGCGACGGGGGGTGCCGGAGACCATCCGGCGTTGGCTGCATCGGGCCTTGGGTGAGGCGCTGCCTGAGACGGCTTCGCCTGTGCAAACAGCCCGCCGCGCGGCCCACCGTGAGGCGGGAGGGGACACGGTACAGGCGGCCCGTGACTACGCCCGAGCCGCTGACTTGGCCCGACGCCTGGGCCGGCTGGCCGACGAATGCCGGTGGTGGGCGCAGGCGGCTGACCTGGCCATCGCCAGCGCACAGACCCGCTGGGCCGGCGATCTGCTGGAGCGGCTCGTCATCGTCACCCGCGAAACCGGCACACCTGCCGAGGCGGCGGCGGTGGCCGAGCGGCTGTTGGCGCTGGCCGACAACGACCGCCACCGCGCCATTGCCCACAAGGAAATCGGGGTGTGTCACATGTACGCCAGTCGGTTCGAGCCGGCCCTGCAGGAACTGGCGGTTGCGGCGGAGTTCGCGCGTGCGGCCGGCGATGAGCACCAGGTGCAGCACGCCACCTATATGAGCATCGTGGCCGGGGCGCAGGTCCACGGCGTGCGACAGGCGGCGGATCGGCTGGAGGCGCTGCGGCCCTGGGCGGAACAGCTGGCCGAGGCCGACCTGCGGCACGCATGGTATGCGGATCTGGCCATCCTGCTGGACCAGAGCGATCGGCGCCAGCGGGCGGGTGGGTTGTTCGAGCGGGTCATCGAGTACTTCGACCACCACCAGGACGGCGCCAACGCCTGTGACGTGCGCATGATGTTCGGGCGCAGCCGTGCCCTGCTGGGGCACCTGGATGAGGCCGAGGCGCTGCTGGCCGCCTCGGTGCAGGGGCGCCGCGAACTGGGCGGGCCGGGTCATGGCGTGGACCTGCTCAACCTGGCGCGCGTGCAGTGCGAGCAGGGCCGATTTGGTTCGGTGCTGTCGGTCCTGGGCGACGAGACCCTCAACCGCTATGCCGCGGCCACGGTCACTGGTGCGTCGATGCGTCAGGTCCTGGTGCGCACCTATCACCATCTGGGCCAACCCCACCGCGCCTGCCAGACACTGCCTGAGCTGCCCGACGATGCCCCGTTCTACCAGCGAGCGCTGCAGGCCTGGCTGTATGCGTTGTGGGCCGAAGGGAGCGTGGCGCGACAGCAGCTGCTGGATCAGGCCCTGGCCTGTTTCGCGGTCTGCGACCTGCCTTTTGCCCGCATGCCTATCGAGTTCGACCGATTGGCGCGGCAGGAGGGGGAGGACGCATTGCATCGCTGCCAGGTCCTGGTGCCCGAATGCGAACAGCGAGAAATGCCCGCAGTGGCCCAGTTCGGCCGCCTACGCTGGGCCGAGATGCTGATGCGTCGCGATCGTCTCGCGCAGGCCCGTGAAGTCCTGTGCCAGGCCCTCGACACACTGGCCGACGTCCGGCCCGTCGGGGTGTATCTGCCCGAGTTCCACGACCTGGGACTGCAGCTGGCGCGACGCCTGGATGACCCCTCGCTGGCCAATCGCTGCGTCGATGAGGCGCGCCGGTGGATCCTGGAACACGCCCTGCCGGATATCCCGGCGGCTTTCCGCAGCAGCTTCTTGCACGCTAACCCGGTCAATGTGCGCTTGCTCAACCCTGGATCGGTCACGCCCCGGTAA
- a CDS encoding uroporphyrinogen-III synthase, producing MTVRPCVFVTRPQPQADEWVTRLEALGQPAAALPLLAIEPVPVDDPALQAAWAALPATRLVMFVSPNAVASFMAGRPTGWIWPDGLLAGATGPGTVAALRAAGVPDAAIAAPRSDAAQFDAETLWQHRLQQEAWAGRRVLVVRATEGRDWLSQTLREHGAQVQPLAAYRRCPPRWTPAQVERLQCALADPAAWAWLFSSSEAIAQLPALLAAHGLVAQGEGLPPALLAVPALATHPRIAASAVAAGFARVQQALPDPEVVVQALGGRAA from the coding sequence ATGACCGTTCGGCCCTGCGTCTTCGTGACCCGCCCGCAGCCGCAGGCCGACGAGTGGGTCACGCGGCTGGAGGCGCTCGGGCAACCGGCGGCGGCTTTGCCGCTGCTGGCGATCGAGCCGGTGCCGGTTGACGATCCGGCCCTGCAGGCCGCCTGGGCGGCGCTGCCTGCCACGCGGCTGGTGATGTTCGTCAGCCCGAACGCCGTGGCGAGCTTCATGGCCGGCCGGCCGACGGGCTGGATCTGGCCCGATGGCCTGCTGGCCGGCGCAACCGGCCCGGGCACGGTGGCCGCCCTGCGCGCCGCGGGCGTGCCCGACGCAGCCATCGCCGCGCCGCGTTCCGATGCGGCGCAGTTCGATGCCGAGACGCTCTGGCAGCACCGCCTGCAGCAGGAGGCCTGGGCGGGGCGGCGTGTCCTGGTGGTGCGTGCCACCGAGGGGCGCGACTGGCTCAGCCAGACCCTGCGCGAGCATGGCGCGCAGGTGCAGCCACTGGCCGCCTACCGGCGCTGCCCGCCGCGCTGGACACCGGCGCAGGTGGAGCGATTGCAGTGCGCGCTGGCCGATCCGGCGGCCTGGGCCTGGCTGTTCAGCAGCTCGGAGGCGATCGCCCAGCTGCCGGCACTGCTGGCGGCGCATGGGCTGGTGGCGCAGGGCGAGGGCCTGCCGCCCGCCCTGCTGGCGGTGCCCGCGCTGGCCACCCACCCCCGCATTGCGGCGAGCGCGGTGGCCGCCGGGTTCGCCCGGGTGCAGCAGGCGCTGCCCGATCCCGAGGTGGTCGTGCAGGCTCTCGGCGGCCGTGCGGCCTGA
- a CDS encoding TetR/AcrR family transcriptional regulator: MPDAADLPVTPDASEAPEATAPSASKRRLLLAAARVFDGRGYRAATLRQIAEEAGILAGSVYHHVASKEALYLEVNREGYQRMQATVQRALAGLEDPWQRLEAACRVHLEEMLAGDAIARVTGGGLMEPRDGLVHATLGPLRREYEALWATLVEALPLPAGLDRRVLRLNLLGALNWTRTWYRPDGSLSPAALAAQLVQALRR; encoded by the coding sequence ATGCCCGACGCCGCCGACCTGCCTGTGACCCCGGATGCCTCCGAGGCCCCGGAGGCCACCGCCCCGTCGGCCAGCAAGCGCCGCCTGCTGCTGGCCGCGGCCCGGGTGTTCGACGGGCGTGGCTACCGCGCCGCCACCCTGCGGCAGATCGCCGAGGAGGCCGGCATCCTGGCCGGGTCGGTGTACCACCACGTCGCCTCGAAGGAGGCGCTCTACCTGGAGGTCAACCGCGAGGGCTACCAGCGCATGCAGGCCACGGTGCAGCGCGCGCTGGCTGGGCTGGAGGACCCCTGGCAGCGGCTGGAAGCGGCCTGCCGGGTGCACCTGGAAGAGATGCTGGCGGGCGACGCCATCGCCCGCGTCACCGGCGGCGGCCTGATGGAGCCGCGCGACGGCCTGGTGCACGCCACCCTTGGCCCGCTGCGGCGCGAGTACGAGGCGCTCTGGGCCACCCTGGTCGAAGCCCTGCCGCTGCCCGCCGGGCTGGACCGGCGCGTCCTGCGACTCAACCTGCTCGGTGCACTGAACTGGACGCGCACCTGGTACCGCCCCGACGGCAGCCTGAGCCCGGCCGCTCTGGCGGCGCAGCTGGTGCAGGCGCTGCGCCGCTGA